The Sebastes umbrosus isolate fSebUmb1 chromosome 10, fSebUmb1.pri, whole genome shotgun sequence nucleotide sequence CTGTATGGGATGAAAACCCGATTGGAAAACTGAAGGttcatactgtaaatacataacatatatttagtaaatttgatttaaattttaaaatcctttaaaaacacagttattTATTACTAAAATGTCAGGGTTTCTACTTTGGATTTTGCGTTTTTGGTGTCTATATTCTGTTCAAGTTGACCAGCTATAAACTGCCGGACTCGCTCACTTTgcccgtctgtgtgtgtctctctgtcagtgAGCGGAGGCTGGTCTTCGTGGACTGAATGGTCAGAGTGTAACGCTCGGTGCGGGCGGGGCTGGCAGCGACGAACACGCAGCTGCACCAATCCTGCACCTCTGAACGGAGGAGCCTTCTGTGAGGGCCCACCCTTCCAGAGAGTGACCTGCACCACACTGTGCCCAGGTGAAGATGACATACTCATCTGTAATATTTATAACGTCTTCAGACAAAGTAGTCACGCACTGGAATATCAGGAAATTTCCCAAATGGGCCATTTTGCAGGAAGTGCCAGGATGAATTTTAAAACTTTTAGAACATCTGCTGCTGGATTTCATCAGTGCTCTTCCACAGAAACAGGCTGTTGACCCCTTTACAAATGTTTTCAACTCAAAAAACAACTTCATCCAACCAGGACAGAATAGCATTCAGTCATATAATTGCTTTGATTTCATCGTAAAAAGTCACCTACATCAGGAACATAGTGTTATCTGATTTACTGTCACACACCATTCCTGCCACCCTGTTTCCAAATACAAACCATAGAATGCATTTTTGCAAATTGCAAAGTGACACAATTCAAGCCATTACACATGCATCACGCCGCATTATAAAGTCATGCCCAATTCCCCTCTACTGTACCTGCACTGATTGAAGTGTTTAGCCGTATAAAATGGCTCACATCTCTGCTGTCTCATTCCAGTGGATGGAGGTTGGACAGAATGGGCAAAGTGGTCCGCCTGTGGGACAGAGTGCACCCACTGGCGCAGTCGCGAGTGCCAAGCCCCCCCACCTAGAAATGGAGGAAAGCACTGCAGCGGCAGCATGATGGAGAGCAAGAACTGCACTGAGGGGCTGTGTGCGCGCAGTAAGTCACCTGAACGATGTGGCggtttttaaatgtcaaatgagTGTAAATATTTGgctcatatatatttatatataattctTCAGTTGGCCCTTTAATACAGATCAGCCTCTGTTGAACTCAGTTCATTAGTGCACATAGTTCAACTGTCTGATATCTGAAAGAAAAGGGTCTTTTAGGGGTCACCTCCCCATTTGCTGCTTCAGGTGTTTGTTGAATTGATAATTGGCGGTGATATTTTTGCTCATAGTTCACAGTTTCATAAGGTGTATTGCATTTCAAAGCTATTTTGTATAGAACCGTATTCCCAAGGTGATTTGGCACTGCAGCACGTTGAGAGCACGAAtgatgtagagagagagagagagatgaaaagtaAAACAGCTAAATCGCAGACAGATGTTTCATGAGGCAAAATTTAGGTTCACAAAGAGAGAAGTCAAGTGATCCACATCTAAAAAgcacagatggagagagagagaaagggagatgAAGCAAGTGCAGGCTAAGGAAGGAGTGGGAAGCGAGCATGACACGGCCGAGTCGAAAAATTAGCACAGGGAAGAGCATATGAGAGTGAGTTAGACTCACACTGACACCCAATGTGCAGCCCGTGATGAGCTGGGAGGAATCCAGCTGACAGCGCATTAGAATCTTTGAGACGCACATCCACAGCGGCACTGAGATACATTCAAGTACACACTTAATAACACATACACACGACGACATAAAACCAACACGCTCAAGCATGCAGACAACCCTCATAAATGCACGTGCAACGGGGAAGGGGGGATCATGTGCACACTGTGCTTCAACTCTATCAGACATGCATGCGAGCCCTGACATAAACAGGCTTCTATGGAGCAGCCAGATTAGACAAATACACTGCCTGAGCAGAGTGCTCTCAGGAGGCTGTCAGGAAAACATGCATTCAAGTGGCTCTGGCAGAGGGGAGATGGGAAGCACTGTGCTGTTGGGAATCTGTAAATGTGTCACTTGGCAAACTACAGGTTACTGATTTATTCATTAATGTGATCATTCTGCGGTCACAAATTGTCCCGATGACATTGTGACTCTTTACGTTCCCGCCATGCttcaaacaatcaaacaacagCTGACTCTGATGTCTCACTAATTGTTAATCCCTCTGAGGATCGGCTAAATACCGCAGTCGTAAATGTAAAATGCTTCGAGACACCACAAACCAACGTCTCCACTGCCTCCTAGTAGGTTCTAATTGCTATTGGATGCTATAGACGTCAGGGAGAAccatttggtgttttgatgatCCTCGGGAGAGAAGGCTATCTGGTTTGAGATCTAGTAAGTGGCGTGATCCTGAAAGACGGTTTCGACATTCATCAAACCACTCAGGGATGATTCACGTTGGTGTCGTTGGTGCCGTCAGGATAGAgcgtttttttccacataatGAAGGTGATAAcaacaagcccccaggaagagcgccgggctgtgAAGCAATTTTTTGTAGTAGCTAAACGGTGGTAtaacaacttccgtgtccattgggcccaaaaagattttttcccattgacttacattgggaaagagacgtctgtaaatccgTGGAGAGACCCAGATCGAGGCTGgagtgagggctgggaggcggagttaaaggaaacgctactccCGCCTcgaacgctgtatccagttgtctttatacatccattgaTAACATACCTTGTGGGGTGTATAAAGGCATTTCAATCTACATTGTAGACTAGTACACCGGCGTCCTTGCTCATGTTCAGAACTGTCTTTCACTTTGCCACTCTCATTCAAATGATCCCAATCTCTCTCGCAGTCATTTCTTTTAGGCTTTTATTCTCTGTTTGTTCATTATATAAACAATTATGCTGAACTTCATTTCACAATGCCACATATTCTCACGCATTTCAAGAAgaggttattattttttttttttagatataaaagtatgttttcttgcTCGCAGTAGGCCttttatgtttacatttctattttcatattgaTGAGCTATTGTTTACTTTCCCGTCTTTGCTTTGTATTATGTTATTGTATCTTTCATTTGCATAACGACTAGTCCATccatttttatgttgttgtgttttttttcttttcttcttctcttgtttttttctcctgttcaaacagataaaaagattTCTATTGAACATGCAAGCCATCGTAAGTTCACCTTCCCATGACTTCACTCTTTCACTGCTTCATACTGTTTGTGTtcgtgtctgtctgtgtgctcaTACAGATGAGGAGTCCTAACATCTGTGTTCGCACGTGGAGCGTGCAGCATTGTGCGTTGAGCCCGTCTATCCACACTTTGTTGTCACCTCACATCGAGTTCAGTGCAGACACGCCTCACCTTCTTGTCCAGCCTGCTTATGAGTGTTGTTATCCCGTCATGTCTAGTATGTTGACTAAGCGTAACATAGGTTTCTGAGCTGGCTCCATGTTAGCACATTGCATCAGTTACATAACTGAAACTGaactgagaaaaaaagataacaGCAAAGAGATTAATAGATGCTGCTGTAATTAAACAAACTGCCCCAAAAACAGTTAATTTGGCTCTATCCCAATATGTTGCAGGgagaaaatctgcaaaatgaCATGCCTCTAAGCTGAGACTCTTTGATCCATACAGGCTCTATGAGGTGGAAGCATAGCACTTGCTGGAGAAAAACAGTCGATTTCTGTCTGACTTTAAGTTAATCTGTGATATAGTTTACATTCGAAGTGATGGTAATTCCTCTAGCTCAATGTGACGTGGGCTCAGGGGAGAGCAGCCACGGTAATGCACCTAATTCGCTATTGTTCCGTTTCTGGTAATAAGTGCGGATGGCTGTCGGATTCGGTTCCATCGCGCCACGTGAGCACGGGAGCTCTCCTCTGCCAGCCCGTCTGCCGgcttccctctcctccacccttTCTTCTACTCTCACTGCTGCTCTGTGGCTTCCTCCAACTTCTTCCTCACTCTCTCCTGCTCTTTAAACGCAGGCCTTTTCCTCAAGCACTGCTATCCTTATCTCCCCTCTCCTCATCACCACACTTATAATCCGTCTGTCCTCTCAACAAATCACAACCTTATCTAACTCCTTCCTATTCCTTTTGCCAAATTGCCTCTCCTCtagctctctcctcctctgtttatCCAGCCCccccctcttctttttttttactcttctttGTCTCACGCCAACCTCACTCATTGTCTGCTCCTCTTTTCTGCTGTGGTGTGACTGGCACACGTGTCTGGGTTGGGTACGGCTCGGCTAGTGTTGGGGAGTCCGGGCTAAGCAGGCTGTGGTGGGCCTGCTGACCAGTCACAGCCAATCACTCagcaggagaaaagagagggagccCAACAGCGAGCAGGTGAAGTTGTGGCCAACCACACCGCCCCCCACCAGTTCGATCCATGCCGACTTTTGTTGTCGGATGCGCCCCCCTGCCGGCTCGAAGGAGCTGTTTATTAACGTTGCTTTCCTGGATGATCTTTTTCAACCACAAAAAGATGTAGCTAGAATCAAATTGAACGCCGGTTACATCCTAGCAGGCATACTGCCAGAGTTAAAGAATAGGTTTGAAAGAGTCATCGGTCACTATGATCATTCCTCCTGTCCATACTGGCTGTGGAGTGATCCCCTCCCTAATGCGATTCCAATGTAACAGATGGGGGACAAGATCCACAGTCCTGtgtaaaaatacattatatacttcAGCTGAAGCTAAAATAAATTCAACAATCTAACTTAGTCACATGAAGTACCATGGATGTGGATGTACCAATCCAACTTTTTCCTCTCCTGATACCAATGCTCTCTTCTTTCCCAACTTTTAAAACTGTATACCCCACTGTATTAAAACTCACTGGCTTCATTTATATAAGGTAACATGATGCCAGCGTAACTGATCGCCGTGACTGATTTTATGCCACTCATAGAAGAAACAGTGAATTTTACAGTGACATTGACAAAGtaaactgtatttaatgtggATCAGTCACATCGATATTTGATCCACCTAAATAGGACACCTATTATTTTCTACAGTTACAGTTGTCGTGCTTAATTACCTTCTTTTTGGTTTCCTGGACAGTGTTTCCTTCCTGAGCCGTGGTAGTTTGAAAGTAACACAAAGAaggaattaaagcagcagtgggtagaaatggagcaaatatgattaaaaaaaaaagtagtttttataaaacagtctctttatcctgacagtagtgcatgagacaggtaacctgaggagtctgccgtctatgagcagctgtcaatcactcgtgaactctgaccaaacggtcaaactaggcagcgctgatcaaatatgaatcaatattctgttcctgtaatgcctatttcttgcttgaaatgttttcagaaacatcttctagtgtactgttttgctgtaaaatgagaatgtttgtgacccagcaACCATGTTGACATAAgttcaaggcctattgaaagaggctggacATGGGGaatggggtatggggtataatacatgcgcagtgtaactggagctgcggtcgtgcgtggCAAATGGCTCACTTTCAGCGAGTGTAGACCAGATTTTACTACACATGtattgtaccccaaagatatgacgcattgatgaagcgtgacctctcctcttttcaccctccttggataagttgaggaaataccaagcaccgcccatcagctggagcaaactttcctttctcattttacagctaaacactacactacaagatgtttctgaaaacatttgaggcgggaaataggcattacagtaacagaatattgattcatattcgatcagcgctgcctagtttgataagttaaaataagatattcctttattagtcccgcagtggggaaatgtgcagtgtacagcagcaaaggggatagtgcaaaaaaacaagatgcatcagctaacacagtaaaaaaaagagctaaacaaagtgtaacaaaatatgaaccatttaaatagaagggaGTATACAAATAGgagtagtatatacagtattgacaacaaacagactattaacaaaatgcACAGGTGGAAAacgatattgcacagtgagaatgaaatgaaattccacctgaacatattgcacagtatgaattacacctgagtagtaataatgataatgacattgcacagtcattatacagtatagtgcagttattgtcagtttttggtgtgtaagtgtaagcataagtggtctactgggagcaatgctggttgtggagtctgacagctgcaggaaggaaggacctgagATAGCTCTCCTTCACATACTCTCCagtcacgggctacattttttaaatcctgaaaacagagccatgaggaggtgcagaagtctagttttccctcagaacacttgaatcacaatatgctgaaaggttattatggaatttttgctcaatgatgccaaaaacattctgcctactgcaggtttaagcacTAAAAACTCTAACGTAaatgtcccatattgtaaaatgtgagattttcatgtcttttatattataaatcaggtttaagtgctatatgaaCACTGTATAACGAATgatgctcaatccacagagaaatacacacagcctgtattcagaaactgtgagTTTGAatcaagctgtcaggatttctgtccatttgtgatgtgaATCTACTATATTAAGCCGTTACaaacgtaaacattttaaatgtgtcccagtttatttctggttgcagtgtatgtgcatgacatcagctggcaggaagtaaacatggacccaatctgttgcatagcaacgcaattccgttgcaattctgttgaaatctACTAAAACGGAGcctttcagacggagggtaaatacaagtATATCCAGGCAGgcggtatgaggaaaataaagagggttttttttaccattacagcctgtgaacatgttctagtagaaacagaaaatacaagcatgaacctgaaagtgagcacaatatgggacctttaggATACACACATTTGATTTGACTTCAGACGGCTGAAGCGTCACATTTGCATCACCTAATGTATTTTTACACGGAACAAGGACTGTagattttgtcccccatcactTACATTGGAATCATGCTAAGGAGGGATCTCTTCAAGCCCAGAATGGACAGGAGGAACAATCACAGTGACCAATAACTCATTCAATGTACATATGTGTCAGTATTGTTTTAAGATAgacttgaaaaaatgtgaacctgTCCTTGAAGAGTTCAATTTCAACTGAGGCTGCCCATATGAGCGAAGGGCTGCAACCACTGAATATTTTAATCAGCGATTTATCCattgattacattttaatttatcatGTATACAATGTCAGTAATGGAATCTACTGTATATAGTCAAAAGTGCCTTTacagtttcccagagcccaaggtgacatcttcgaattgcttgttttgtccaatcaaAAATTCAAAGAGCAGCAAATCCTTGTATTTGAAAAGCATGAACCAGCAAATGTTCAGAATTTTATCTCGATAAATTACTTCTgatattaatcaattatcataATTGCTGTTAATATTCTGATGATCAACTAaatcgactaatcatttcagcactaACTTGGACTACAACAACTAATTTATACTACTTTCTGCTGCAACAGATATGTAGTAAATCAGATGATATCTCTTAAATTGTGTTTTCTTCCCGCCTGTGTTTCCCttgtgtttgtatctgtgtgtttccACGTGTGTCCCTATATATTGTCTTGACCATCtgcctttctctccctctttcagcGCTGGCCCCAGGTATGGGTGTTGCTGTCTATGCTGGTCTGGTGGGGgccctgctgctgtgtgtgataCTGGTGTTGTGCGTGGGAGTGCTCACATATCGCCGCAGATGCCGCCATCTCCATGGAGACATCACCGATTCTTCGTCTGCTCTCACTGCCACCTTCCACCCTGGCAACTACAAGCCTCCCAGACAGGGtaggttcacacacacacacacacactaactcaCACATACGCCATTcattacacatgcacacacaatttccctttttatcatgtctgtttgttttcacaACTTTTCTTGTTCTTTTCTTCATAGAAGCACGTGTTCACAATCCATTTCATTATCCACACTGCTATTTATATCATCCCATAAATTATTACCATTATCTCCTCTCGCTTAGTCAATTCTCCGTTCTTTACCGCCttacattttctacattttaagCATTTGTCATGGTATCCCTTCTTTTGTCCCTGCCATCAAATATTAATTAGCAGCATTAATCCATTTCACTTGCGTCACTTTTAGCACTCTCAGCCGTGcctgtgtcatttctggtttccagctcctctcttctctcatctGTCCACAGATAACCCTCACCCTCTGCAtccctcagctcctccagatCTGACAGCCACAGCGGGGCATTTCCGAGGGCCGCTCTTCTCCCTGCAGCAGGGGGTCAACGACAGCCCCCACAAAATCCCCATGACCACTTCTCCCTTGCTGGACCCATTGCCAAGTCTCAAAATCAAGGTGTATAACGCCTCCACTCTCTCCTCCATGGAGCTCCCCGTGGACATGGGCTTAGGTGACGGGGAGATCCTCAGCCTGAAGTCGGTGGGTACTATGGGTAGAGAACGAGATTACCACAGCCACACGATTTCCAGAGAGCCGGGGCTGAGCACCAGTGCCACCCTGGGTAATCTGGGAGGACGCCTTACTATCCCCAACACAGGTAATACTATATATTGCAGCTGTCTTTTCACATGCAAATGAAACCAGAATTCATATGCACCCTGTGACAACCAATGATTCAGTTAATCACCCATAAGACAAGATAATTCATTACACCTTCTCCCTTAGGCGTGAGTCTGCTGGTCCCCCCCGGCACAATCCCCCAGGGGAAGTTCTACGAGATGTACCTCATTATCAACAAGTGGGACAAAACGACGTGAGTGCCCTTCATCTTCATTCCTCTCTTTCACTCATCTCCTCCGCAACCACAAGGCAGAACAGACCTTATTCTCACCTCAATCAGAAATTTCCCCATGCACGACTCGCCTACTGTGAACCACTTGAAGTTTGTTTGAAAAGTTCTATCCCTTTTTctgaggataaaaaaaaaattgatcaACTTGTCTCAACTTCTACACTGAAATTGGAGTGGTTTCATTTCTTGCCAATTTTCTGGAGGTTTGACATTCAGTTTGCTTCAAATACGTCAATACCAGCGTGTTACAAAACCATGTCGTGGCCATGATGTTcttttataaatgaaatgtgatgttttgGCAACTGTTGATAACTCCCCGGTGTTCTCCGTCTGTGTGACATTTCCAGGCTACCGTCTGAGGGCAGTCAGACTGTACTAAGTCCTGTGGTGAGCTGTGGCCCATCCGGTATGCTGCTGAATCGTCCTGTGGTTCTCACTTTGCCCCACTGTGCCCAGCTAGACACACCTACACCTGACTGGACCCTTACACTCAAGACACAGACGCACCAGGGGGCGTGGGAGGTGAGGCAGCCTCTGACTGGTACCAAATAATGGATGTCTCATTCGGCAAAGTGGCATCATTGAAACCTACGTCAATGTGTTTGCAGGAGGTGTTGACAGTAGGAGAGGAGACATTGTCGTCTCCGTGCTACttgcagctggaggaggagtgTTGTCATGTTCTCATGGAGCAGCTGGGAACATACGGCATGGTGGGCCAATCATGCCCTCCACAGCCTGCCTGCAAACGCCTGCAGTTGGCACTGTTCGCCCCTCGAGCCCCCTGCCTCTCCCTGGACTACAGCCTCCGGATCTACTGCATCCACGACACTCCACATGCACTCAAGGTGCTGCTCGCGTGTTTGTCAGCTTCTTTACCGTTTACTTAAATTCTTCTTGCCTTTCTGTTTCTTGATTTCTTTGATGTGTCAATCAATCTGGCAATACTATACTTATAGTGTgagttttaaagaggacctattatgcttttgtgctttttccttttttttatgtgttatattgttttttgtgtctgtaaaatatctgcaaagttacaaaacccaaagtcc carries:
- the unc5b gene encoding netrin receptor UNC5B isoform X3, with translation MPLEGCPLPLCDECGQEEGGTRLRRPGVRQRKESDYSEAEVLPDSFPSAPAEPLPEFLLEPEDAFIVKNRPVQLRCRASPATQIYFKCNGEWVNQNDHVTRESLDQLTGLVVREVDISVARTQVEELFGLEDYWCQCVAWSSAGTTKSNRAYVRIAYLRKNFEQEPLGREVRLEQEVLLQCRPPEGMPAAEVDWLKNEDVIDPSQDSNFLITIDHDLIIKQARLSDTANYTCVARNVVAKRRSSTATLIVYVSGGWSSWTEWSECNARCGRGWQRRTRSCTNPAPLNGGAFCEGPPFQRVTCTTLCPVDGGWTEWAKWSACGTECTHWRSRECQAPPPRNGGKHCSGSMMESKNCTEGLCARNKKISIEHASHPLAPGMGVAVYAGLVGALLLCVILVLCVGVLTYRRRCRHLHGDITDSSSALTATFHPGNYKPPRQDNPHPLHPSAPPDLTATAGHFRGPLFSLQQGVNDSPHKIPMTTSPLLDPLPSLKIKVYNASTLSSMELPVDMGLGDGEILSLKSVGTMGRERDYHSHTISREPGLSTSATLGNLGGRLTIPNTGVSLLVPPGTIPQGKFYEMYLIINKWDKTTLPSEGSQTVLSPVVSCGPSGMLLNRPVVLTLPHCAQLDTPTPDWTLTLKTQTHQGAWEEVLTVGEETLSSPCYLQLEEECCHVLMEQLGTYGMVGQSCPPQPACKRLQLALFAPRAPCLSLDYSLRIYCIHDTPHALKEVLDLERSLGGVLLEDPKPLLFKDSYHNLRLSIHDIPHTHWRSKLLAKYQEIPFYHIWSGSQRPLHCTFSLERGSLAVSQLTCKICVRQVEGEGQIFQLHTDIQETLPPHSPLPSGGTCLPSSQVGPYAFRLPDSIRQKICASLDAPSARGCDWRLLARSLGFDRYLNYFATKPSPTGVLLDLWEACHQADADLVSLATALEEMGKSLCP
- the unc5b gene encoding netrin receptor UNC5B isoform X1 translates to MPLEGCPLPLCDECGQEEGGTRLRRPGVRQRKESDYSEAEVLPDSFPSAPAEPLPEFLLEPEDAFIVKNRPVQLRCRASPATQIYFKCNGEWVNQNDHVTRESLDQLTGLVVREVDISVARTQVEELFGLEDYWCQCVAWSSAGTTKSNRAYVRIAYLRKNFEQEPLGREVRLEQEVLLQCRPPEGMPAAEVDWLKNEDVIDPSQDSNFLITIDHDLIIKQARLSDTANYTCVARNVVAKRRSSTATLIVYVSGGWSSWTEWSECNARCGRGWQRRTRSCTNPAPLNGGAFCEGPPFQRVTCTTLCPVDGGWTEWAKWSACGTECTHWRSRECQAPPPRNGGKHCSGSMMESKNCTEGLCARNKKISIEHASHPLAPGMGVAVYAGLVGALLLCVILVLCVGVLTYRRRCRHLHGDITDSSSALTATFHPGNYKPPRQDNPHPLHPSAPPDLTATAGHFRGPLFSLQQGVNDSPHKIPMTTSPLLDPLPSLKIKVYNASTLSSMELPVDMGLGDGEILSLKSVGTMGRERDYHSHTISREPGLSTSATLGNLGGRLTIPNTGVSLLVPPGTIPQGKFYEMYLIINKWDKTTLPSEGSQTVLSPVVSCGPSGMLLNRPVVLTLPHCAQLDTPTPDWTLTLKTQTHQGAWEEVLTVGEETLSSPCYLQLEEECCHVLMEQLGTYGMVGQSCPPQPACKRLQLALFAPRAPCLSLDYSLRIYCIHDTPHALKEVLDLERSLGGVLLEDPKPLLFKDSYHNLRLSIHDIPHTHWRSKLLAKYQEIPFYHIWSGSQRPLHCTFSLERGSLAVSQLTCKICVRQVEGEGQIFQLHTDIQETLPPHSPLPSGGTCLPSSQVGPYAFRLPDSIRQKICASLDAPSARGCDWRLLARSLGFDRYLNYFATKPSPTGVLLDLWEACHQADADLVSLATALEEMGKSEVLVVMTTDGDC
- the unc5b gene encoding netrin receptor UNC5B isoform X2 is translated as MRSVRMQRGQGVGPLVLLLLVVGGYVVSGTESDYSEAEVLPDSFPSAPAEPLPEFLLEPEDAFIVKNRPVQLRCRASPATQIYFKCNGEWVNQNDHVTRESLDQLTGLVVREVDISVARTQVEELFGLEDYWCQCVAWSSAGTTKSNRAYVRIAYLRKNFEQEPLGREVRLEQEVLLQCRPPEGMPAAEVDWLKNEDVIDPSQDSNFLITIDHDLIIKQARLSDTANYTCVARNVVAKRRSSTATLIVYVSGGWSSWTEWSECNARCGRGWQRRTRSCTNPAPLNGGAFCEGPPFQRVTCTTLCPVDGGWTEWAKWSACGTECTHWRSRECQAPPPRNGGKHCSGSMMESKNCTEGLCARNKKISIEHASHPLAPGMGVAVYAGLVGALLLCVILVLCVGVLTYRRRCRHLHGDITDSSSALTATFHPGNYKPPRQDNPHPLHPSAPPDLTATAGHFRGPLFSLQQGVNDSPHKIPMTTSPLLDPLPSLKIKVYNASTLSSMELPVDMGLGDGEILSLKSVGTMGRERDYHSHTISREPGLSTSATLGNLGGRLTIPNTGVSLLVPPGTIPQGKFYEMYLIINKWDKTTLPSEGSQTVLSPVVSCGPSGMLLNRPVVLTLPHCAQLDTPTPDWTLTLKTQTHQGAWEEVLTVGEETLSSPCYLQLEEECCHVLMEQLGTYGMVGQSCPPQPACKRLQLALFAPRAPCLSLDYSLRIYCIHDTPHALKEVLDLERSLGGVLLEDPKPLLFKDSYHNLRLSIHDIPHTHWRSKLLAKYQEIPFYHIWSGSQRPLHCTFSLERGSLAVSQLTCKICVRQVEGEGQIFQLHTDIQETLPPHSPLPSGGTCLPSSQVGPYAFRLPDSIRQKICASLDAPSARGCDWRLLARSLGFDRYLNYFATKPSPTGVLLDLWEACHQADADLVSLATALEEMGKSEVLVVMTTDGDC